GAAAACGCTTTTGGAATATACTCAAGTATAAGTGTGATTCCTGCAGTAAAGGTTGTGGTTAACATAAATACCATGGGGATAAGGGTTACCCATATATACTTAACTTTGTTCATTTTAATAATAACTGTTGTACCTATACACAGTGCCAGCATTGCCAGTAGCTGATTTGCGGTACCAAACATTCGCCATATTGTTTGTACAGAACCAGTGTAAATAAAATATCCCCATGCAATAACCACTAACAGGCTTGCTATAATATTACCCCAAAGTGACCTGAGTTCGCCAAAGGGCTTGTACACATATCCGCCCAGCTCCTGAACTACATAGCGTGCTACCCGTGTGCCGGCATCAATTGTTGTTAAAATAAAAAGCGCTTCAAACATAATAGCAAACTGATACAGATATGCCATAAGGTGGCTTAAAAAGGGAATTGAAGAAAAGATGTATGCCATCCCTACTGCTAGTGACACTGCACCTCCTGGACGTCCTGCCAAATCAATGCCTACAAGCTTTGATAAATCATTTATTTTGTCTACCGGAAAGCCCATTTGAGCTAATGTATCAAATGAAAGGTGAGTATTGATGGCAAAGTAATCTCCGGGGATAAGTACGGCAGCAGCAATGAGTGCCATCATTGAAACAAAACCTTCAGTTAGCATGGCTCCGTAGCCAATAGGGAGAGCATATCGTTCATTTTCAATCATCTTGGGTGTTGTCCCTGATGAAATCAAGGAATGAAATCCAGATATTGCTCCGCATGCAATTGTGATAAATACAAAAGGAAATAATTTTCCGGGTATGATTGGCCCATTGCCATTGATGAATCTGGTAATAGCTGGCAGGTGCAAATCAGGATGCACGGCAACCACACCAACAGCAAGAAGCAGTATCACACCAATTTTCATAAATGATGACAGATAATCACGGGGAGCAAGCAAGAGCCATACTGGCAATACACTTGCTATAAAACCATAGACTGCAAGTGCTATCGCCAAATTATGTTGGTTCATTGTAAAGATACCCTCAATGGGTGTTCCCAGTATATGACGGCCGTAAATAACCGTTAAAAGCAGAAGCACAATCCCAATCAAAGATGTCTCAAGGACTCTTTCAGGGCGTATGGATTTCATATAAACTCCCATCAGCAATGCTATTGGTATTGTCATTGCAATGATGAAAGTGCCCCATGGATTATTGTATAGCGAATTTACAACAACAAGGCCAAGCCCGGCGATAGCTACTATTAAAATAAACAAAACTGCAAATAAAGCTGCAAGCCCTGTCACAGGCCCAATTTCCTCTTTTGCAATCTCAGCCAGTGATTTTCCATCTTTACGGATTGATGCAACAAGGATAACCATATCATGGACACCACCAGCAACTACTGAACCAATC
The Spirochaetota bacterium DNA segment above includes these coding regions:
- a CDS encoding carbon starvation protein A, which encodes MNALWIVTAAATFYMLAYRFYGAFLAAKVLALDETSVTPAYRLNDNTNYYPTNKWVLFGHHFAAIAGAGPLIGPVLAAQFGYLPGFLWILIGSVVAGGVHDMVILVASIRKDGKSLAEIAKEEIGPVTGLAALFAVLFILIVAIAGLGLVVVNSLYNNPWGTFIIAMTIPIALLMGVYMKSIRPERVLETSLIGIVLLLLTVIYGRHILGTPIEGIFTMNQHNLAIALAVYGFIASVLPVWLLLAPRDYLSSFMKIGVILLLAVGVVAVHPDLHLPAITRFINGNGPIIPGKLFPFVFITIACGAISGFHSLISSGTTPKMIENERYALPIGYGAMLTEGFVSMMALIAAAVLIPGDYFAINTHLSFDTLAQMGFPVDKINDLSKLVGIDLAGRPGGAVSLAVGMAYIFSSIPFLSHLMAYLYQFAIMFEALFILTTIDAGTRVARYVVQELGGYVYKPFGELRSLWGNIIASLLVVIAWGYFIYTGSVQTIWRMFGTANQLLAMLALCIGTTVIIKMNKVKYIWVTLIPMVFMLTTTFTAGITLILEYIPKAFSSQPDAYTYMINILLLGLMIVLAVFILLDSVYKWYGFITGTRSMEIKKSQPSQYSKEFPKMSD